The region CTACACAATGGTCTACGGCATCATCGGCATGATCAACTTCGCCCACGGCGAGGTTTACATGATCTCTGCGTACCTCGCGGCGATCAGTCTGGCTCTGCTGGCTTACTTCGGTATTGAATCCTTCCCTCTGCTGATGCTCGGCACACTGGTCTTCACCATCATCGTCACCGCGGTGTATGGCTGGGTCATCGAACGTGTTGCTTACAAACCGCTGCGTAACTCCACCCGACTGGCACCGCTGATCAGCGCCATCGGTATCTCCCTGATCCTGCAAAACTACGCACAGATTGCCCAAGGCGCCCGTCAACAAGGGGTGCCTACACTGCTGACAGGCGCATGGCGAGTTGAAGTCGGGACCGGCTTCGTCCAGCTCACCTACACCAAGATCTTCATTCTGGTTGCAGCGTTCGCCGGGATGGCCCTGCTGACCTACGTCATCAAGTACACCAAGCTTGGCCGCATGTGCCGTGCTACTCAGCAAGACCGCAAGATGGCTTCGATCCTGGGGATCAACACCGACCGGGTGATTTCCTACGTGTTCATCATTGGTGCAGCGATGGCGGCTCTGGCCGGCGTACTGATCACCATGAACTACGGCACGTTCGACTTTTACGCCGGCTTCGTCATTGGCATCAAAGCGTTCACTGCGGCGGTACTTGGCGGTATTGGCTCGTTGCCCGGCGCCATGCTTGGCGGGATTATTCTCGGGATCTCCGAGTCGCTGTTCTCCGGGTTGGTCAACTCGGATTACAAAGACGTTTTCAGCTTCTCGCTGCTCGTGCTGGTTCTGGTCTTTCGGCCCCAAGGCCTGCTCGGCCGTCCTCTTGTGTCGAAGGTGTAAACGATGTCTTCAACCACTAAAAAAACCATTGATATCAAAAGAAGCCTGGTTGACGCGATTCTTGCCGGCCTTATTGCCCTGATTGTGTTCGGCCCGATTGTTGGCATTGTGCTGGATGGCTACAGCTTTAATCTGCAACCGACGCGAGTGGCCTGGCTGGTTGCCATCGTCATGGTCGGACGCTTTGCCCTGAGCCTGTTCCTGCAAACCCCCAAAGGGCGGCACATTCTCGAAGGTTTCGAGACCACCGGTTCCGGCGTTCACGTACTGGCACCTGATTACAAATCC is a window of Pseudomonas sp. DC1.2 DNA encoding:
- a CDS encoding ABC transporter permease subunit, which encodes MDGIFLQQLVNGLTLGSVYGLIAIGYTMVYGIIGMINFAHGEVYMISAYLAAISLALLAYFGIESFPLLMLGTLVFTIIVTAVYGWVIERVAYKPLRNSTRLAPLISAIGISLILQNYAQIAQGARQQGVPTLLTGAWRVEVGTGFVQLTYTKIFILVAAFAGMALLTYVIKYTKLGRMCRATQQDRKMASILGINTDRVISYVFIIGAAMAALAGVLITMNYGTFDFYAGFVIGIKAFTAAVLGGIGSLPGAMLGGIILGISESLFSGLVNSDYKDVFSFSLLVLVLVFRPQGLLGRPLVSKV